In Carassius auratus strain Wakin chromosome 46, ASM336829v1, whole genome shotgun sequence, the following proteins share a genomic window:
- the LOC113063795 gene encoding thioredoxin domain-containing protein 15 produces the protein MVPVPDRFRSVAIWLLISAIARLSHGDEAELPDQADPPQRIFRTAEMADAVMGVPQSAGMEPLAGDECAGGRCEEALLSAVIHSDSSDTESQNFTVTETEPAKTYKVNCERRNITGIERFTVQLLNASQDLMDLLNANSSECSLVLFYTTWCQFSANLAPHFNALPRVFPSMHFLALDASQHSSLSTRFGTVAVPNILLFQGAKPMARFNQTDRTLETLTSFITNQTGFEASPDQTVRDEDRVGPLPAVPVKSIDWLFVFSVLFISSFTLYAILCTDSIRWLIPGPDHEHQD, from the exons ATGGTCCCAGTACCGGACAGATTCCGCAGCGTGGCGATCTGGCTGTTAATCTCCGCGATCGCGCGTCTGTCACACGGAG ATGAAGCGGAGCTCCCTGATCAGGCGGATCCGCCGCAGAGGATCTTCAGGACGGCGGAGATGGCCGACGCGGTGATGGGAGTCCCTCAGTCCGCGGGGATGGAGCCTCTGGCGGGGGACGAGTGCGCTGGAGGCCGCTGTGAGGAAGCGCTGCTGTCCGCCGTCATCCACAGCGACTCCAGCGACACCGAGAGCCAGAACTTCACCGTGACCGAGACCGAGCCCGCCAAGACCTACAAAGTCAACTGCGAGCGGAGGAACATCACGGGGATCGAGCGCTTCACGGTGCAGCTGCTCAACGCGTCTCAG GACCTGATGGATCTGCTGAATGCCAACAGCTCCGAGTGCTCACTGGTTCTCTTTTACACCACGTGGTGTCAGTTTTCTGCAAACCTCGCGCCGCACTTCAACGCCCTGCCTCGAgtgtttcccagcatgcacttcctGGCTCTGGACGCGTCCCAGCACAGCAG TCTCTCCACGCGCTTCGGGACCGTGGCCGTCCCTAACATACTCTTGTTTCAAGGAGCCAAGCCCATGGCCAGGTTCAACCAGACGGACCGAACGCTGGAGACCCTGACCTCCTTCATAACGAACCAGACAG GTTTTGAAGCGAGTCCAGATCAGACGGTACGGGATGAAGACCGCGTCGGACCTCTGCCTGCGGTTCCTGTCAAAAGCATCGACTGGCTCTTTGTGTTTTCGGTGCTGTTCATCTCCAGCTTCACTCTGTATGCCATCCTCTGCACAGACAGCATCCGCTGGCTCATCCCCGGCCCGGACCACGAGCATCAGGACTAG